In one window of Streptomyces sp. FXJ1.172 DNA:
- a CDS encoding endonuclease/exonuclease/phosphatase family protein, with amino-acid sequence MATSTLLPNSRTESDGSAVIRVLSYNIRSMRDDTAALARVITACAPDLVLVQEAPRFFRWRKKLARLAAASGQVVLTGGATAAGPAILCSLRVTVERTEDVLLPLTPGLHRRGFATAVIRVGGARLGVISCHLSLDDKERYEQGGLLLDRVAGLGAEHAVAGGDLNEGPGGAAFGRLSASLQDCRVVAPWGGETTWPHSDPPQRIDAVFATKGIEVLGCGVPIGQPGVTRADLTAATDHLPVLAALRVPAT; translated from the coding sequence ATGGCGACCAGCACGCTGCTTCCCAACTCCCGTACCGAATCCGATGGTTCCGCGGTCATCCGCGTCCTGAGCTACAACATCCGCTCGATGCGCGACGACACCGCTGCCCTCGCCCGGGTGATCACCGCCTGCGCCCCCGACCTGGTCCTCGTCCAGGAAGCCCCCCGCTTCTTCCGCTGGCGCAAGAAGCTGGCCCGGCTGGCGGCGGCCTCCGGCCAGGTCGTCCTCACCGGCGGCGCCACCGCGGCAGGCCCGGCGATCCTCTGCTCGCTCCGTGTCACGGTCGAGCGCACCGAGGACGTCCTCCTTCCGCTCACCCCCGGACTCCACCGGCGCGGCTTCGCCACGGCCGTGATCCGTGTCGGCGGGGCCCGGCTGGGGGTGATCAGCTGTCATCTGAGCCTGGACGACAAGGAGCGGTACGAGCAGGGCGGCCTGCTCCTCGACCGCGTCGCCGGGCTCGGCGCCGAGCACGCCGTCGCCGGCGGCGACCTCAACGAAGGCCCCGGCGGCGCCGCGTTCGGGCGGCTCTCCGCGAGCCTCCAGGACTGCCGCGTAGTGGCCCCTTGGGGCGGCGAGACCACCTGGCCGCACAGCGACCCTCCGCAGCGCATCGACGCCGTCTTCGCGACCAAGGGCATCGAGGTGCTCGGCTGCGGGGTGCCGATCGGGCAGCCGGGCGTCACCCGCGCCGATCTGACCGCGGCCACGGACCATCTCCCGGTCCTCGCCGCCCTGCGGGTACCGGCGACGTGA
- a CDS encoding alpha/beta hydrolase, with the protein MPLLPGAEPYRHEGGEAGVLLCHGFTGSPQSLRPWAEHHAAHGLTVSLPLLPGHGTRWEDMQVTGWQDWYAEVDRELRLLSERCSQVFVAGLSMGGALALRLAARHGARVTGAVVVNPANKVHGLSAYALPVARHLVRTTKGIASDIAKEGAAELGYDRVPLHAAHSLRVFLRRLDGELPQVTQPLLLLRSAQDHVVPAVDSARVLSRVSSTDVTEIVLEQSYHVATLDEDADRIFEESLAFIGRLAPGVGKDGKEGTAAVG; encoded by the coding sequence ATGCCACTTCTCCCCGGAGCCGAGCCGTACCGCCACGAGGGCGGGGAGGCGGGGGTCCTCCTCTGCCACGGCTTCACCGGCTCGCCCCAGTCGCTGCGCCCCTGGGCGGAGCACCACGCGGCCCACGGCCTGACCGTGTCGCTGCCGCTGCTGCCCGGCCACGGCACCCGCTGGGAGGACATGCAGGTCACAGGCTGGCAGGACTGGTACGCGGAGGTGGACCGCGAGCTGCGCCTGCTCTCCGAGCGCTGCTCGCAGGTGTTCGTCGCGGGCCTGTCGATGGGCGGCGCCCTGGCCCTCAGGCTCGCGGCCCGGCACGGCGCGCGGGTCACGGGCGCGGTGGTCGTCAATCCGGCGAACAAGGTGCACGGCCTGTCGGCGTACGCCCTTCCGGTGGCCCGGCACCTCGTGCGCACGACGAAGGGCATCGCCAGCGACATCGCCAAGGAGGGCGCGGCGGAGCTGGGCTACGACCGGGTGCCGCTGCACGCGGCGCACTCGCTGCGGGTGTTCCTGCGCCGGCTGGACGGCGAGCTGCCCCAGGTCACCCAGCCGTTGCTGCTGCTGCGCAGCGCGCAGGACCACGTCGTGCCGGCCGTCGACTCGGCCCGGGTGCTGAGCCGGGTGTCGTCCACGGACGTGACGGAGATCGTGCTGGAACAGAGCTACCACGTGGCGACGTTGGACGAGGATGCGGACCGGATCTTCGAGGAGAGCCTCGCTTTCATCGGCCGGCTCGCGCCCGGTGTCGGCAAGGACGGCAAGGAAGGGACGGCCGCAGTTGGCTGA
- a CDS encoding lysophospholipid acyltransferase family protein, with translation MKVAIGGPLKVAFRPWVEGLENIPAEGAAILASNHLSFSDSFFLPAVLDRKVTFIAKAEYFTTPGVKGRLTAAFFKGVGQLPVDRSGARGAGEAAIKSGIEVLERGELFGIYPEGTRSPDGRLYRGKPGGLARVALATGAPVIPVAMIDTEKIQPPGKVMPKLMRPGIRIGKPLDFSRYHGMEHDRFVLRALTDEVMYEIMKLSGQEYVDMYATAAKRQIAEAAKAAKEAEKAKEAEKKAEAQGA, from the coding sequence ATGAAGGTCGCCATCGGAGGGCCGCTGAAGGTCGCCTTCAGGCCCTGGGTGGAGGGGCTGGAGAACATCCCGGCCGAGGGCGCGGCCATCCTGGCGAGCAATCACCTGTCCTTCTCGGACTCGTTCTTCCTGCCCGCCGTCCTGGACCGCAAGGTCACCTTCATCGCGAAGGCCGAGTACTTCACCACCCCGGGCGTGAAGGGCCGGCTGACGGCGGCCTTCTTCAAGGGCGTCGGACAGCTGCCGGTGGACCGCTCCGGGGCGCGCGGCGCCGGCGAGGCCGCGATCAAGAGCGGCATAGAGGTGCTCGAGCGCGGCGAGCTGTTCGGCATCTATCCCGAGGGCACCCGCTCGCCCGACGGCCGGCTCTACCGGGGCAAGCCCGGCGGCCTCGCGCGCGTGGCGCTCGCCACCGGCGCTCCGGTCATCCCCGTGGCGATGATCGACACGGAGAAGATCCAGCCGCCCGGCAAGGTGATGCCGAAGCTGATGCGGCCCGGCATCCGGATCGGCAAGCCGCTGGACTTCAGCCGCTACCACGGCATGGAGCACGACCGCTTCGTCCTGCGCGCCCTGACCGACGAGGTCATGTACGAGATCATGAAGCTCTCCGGCCAGGAGTACGTCGACATGTACGCGACCGCCGCCAAGCGGCAGATCGCGGAGGCGGCGAAGGCGGCCAAGGAAGCGGAGAAGGCCAAGGAGGCCGAGAAGAAGGCGGAAGCCCAAGGGGCTTGA
- the macS gene encoding MacS family sensor histidine kinase, translating into MPERERVIRMSVELPLWRALAGYRVLTMLYAIGLGITRHSLFGRPWVAVCYFAVLFVWTLATLPRVRNAVSCTKRFLAADLAIALTGVLITPLADSHQPVAGGPTLPSIWTEGAVLAFAIKGGWHWAAVASTPVALANLVERGHPARDTVNSLILVWVASLAIGYVVEVARASERTLARALEIEAATRERERLARDIHDSVLQVLAMVQRRGAVIGGEAAELGRLAGEQEVALRTLVSGGPLPVSRMSPGAAGAVVRGAGGPDDEGVVDLCTLLMPFAGARVSLAEPGAPVELPASAARELAAAVGAALDNVREHAGEGARAWILVEDEPDEVLVTVRDDGPGIPEGRLAQAEGEGRLGVAQSIRGRLRDLGGSAELGSVPGQGTEVELKVPKNAKAGRR; encoded by the coding sequence ATGCCCGAGCGCGAGCGCGTGATACGGATGTCGGTCGAGCTGCCGCTGTGGCGCGCGCTCGCCGGCTACCGCGTCCTGACCATGCTGTACGCGATCGGCCTGGGCATCACCAGGCACTCCCTCTTCGGGCGTCCCTGGGTCGCCGTGTGCTACTTCGCCGTCCTGTTCGTGTGGACCCTCGCCACCCTGCCGAGGGTGCGCAACGCGGTGAGCTGCACCAAGCGCTTCCTGGCCGCCGACCTGGCCATCGCCCTCACCGGCGTCCTGATCACCCCGCTCGCCGACAGCCACCAGCCGGTCGCGGGCGGCCCCACCCTGCCGTCGATATGGACCGAAGGCGCGGTGCTGGCCTTCGCGATCAAGGGCGGCTGGCACTGGGCCGCCGTCGCCTCCACGCCGGTTGCGCTGGCCAACCTGGTCGAACGCGGCCATCCCGCCCGGGACACGGTGAACAGCCTGATCCTCGTCTGGGTGGCCTCCCTCGCCATCGGCTACGTCGTGGAGGTCGCCCGCGCCTCCGAGCGCACCCTCGCCCGCGCCCTGGAGATCGAGGCCGCGACCCGGGAGCGGGAGCGGCTCGCCCGGGACATCCACGACAGCGTGCTGCAGGTGCTGGCGATGGTGCAGCGGCGCGGCGCGGTCATCGGCGGCGAGGCGGCGGAGCTGGGGCGGCTCGCGGGCGAACAGGAGGTGGCGCTGCGCACGCTGGTCTCCGGCGGTCCGCTGCCGGTCTCCCGGATGTCGCCGGGCGCCGCCGGAGCCGTCGTACGCGGCGCCGGGGGGCCGGACGACGAGGGCGTGGTGGATCTGTGCACGCTGCTGATGCCCTTCGCGGGCGCCCGGGTGAGCCTGGCCGAGCCCGGCGCGCCGGTCGAACTGCCCGCTTCGGCCGCGCGGGAGCTGGCCGCCGCCGTCGGGGCCGCCCTGGACAACGTACGCGAGCACGCGGGCGAGGGGGCCCGGGCCTGGATCCTGGTCGAGGACGAGCCGGACGAGGTCCTCGTGACCGTCCGGGACGACGGACCCGGCATCCCCGAGGGCCGGCTCGCCCAGGCCGAGGGCGAGGGCCGGCTCGGGGTCGCCCAGTCCATCCGCGGCCGGCTGCGCGACCTGGGCGGCAGTGCCGAACTCGGCTCCGTCCCCGGGCAGGGCACGGAAGTGGAACTGAAGGTACCGAAGAACGCGAAGGCGGGGCGGCGATGA
- a CDS encoding response regulator, translating into MSEQQDPIKVMVVDDHPMWRDAVARDLAESGFDVVATAGDGEQAVRRAKAAAPDVLVLDLNLPAKPGVQVCKELVGHNPALRVLVLSASGEHADVLEAVKSGATGYLLKSASTEDLLDAVRRTAVGDPVFTPGLAGLVLGEYRRLACEPAPAPDADEPGAPRLTDRETEVLRLVAKGLSYKQIAERLVISHRTVQNHVQNTLGKLQLHNRVELVRYAIERGLDDE; encoded by the coding sequence ATGAGCGAGCAGCAGGACCCGATCAAGGTCATGGTGGTGGACGACCACCCCATGTGGCGCGACGCGGTCGCCCGGGACCTGGCCGAGTCCGGCTTCGACGTGGTCGCCACCGCCGGCGACGGCGAGCAGGCGGTCCGCCGCGCCAAGGCCGCCGCCCCCGACGTCCTCGTCCTGGACCTCAACCTGCCCGCCAAGCCCGGCGTCCAGGTGTGCAAGGAACTGGTCGGCCACAACCCGGCGTTGCGCGTCCTCGTCCTGTCCGCGAGCGGCGAGCACGCCGACGTCCTGGAGGCGGTGAAGTCCGGCGCGACCGGCTATCTGCTGAAGTCGGCCTCCACCGAGGACCTGCTGGACGCCGTGCGCCGTACCGCCGTCGGCGACCCGGTGTTCACCCCGGGCCTCGCCGGACTGGTCCTCGGCGAGTACCGCCGCCTGGCCTGCGAACCGGCCCCCGCCCCGGACGCCGACGAGCCGGGCGCACCCCGGCTGACGGACCGGGAGACGGAGGTGCTGCGGCTGGTCGCCAAGGGGCTGAGCTACAAGCAGATCGCCGAACGCCTCGTCATCTCCCACCGCACGGTGCAGAACCACGTCCAGAACACCCTCGGCAAGCTCCAGTTGCACAACCGGGTCGAGCTGGTGCGCTACGCCATCGAGCGCGGACTCGACGACGAGTAG
- a CDS encoding 6-phosphofructokinase, which yields MRVGVLTGGGDCPGLNAVIRGIVRKGVQEYGYDFVGFRDGWRGPLEGDTVRLDIPAVRGILPRGGTILGSSRTNPLKADNGVRRIKDNLAKLDVQALIAIGGEDTLGVAARLSDEYAVPCVGVPKTIDNDLSATDYTFGFDTAVNIATEAIDRLHTTAESHMRVLVVEVMGRHAGWIAIHSGLAGGANVILIPERRFDIEQVCAWVTSRFRASYAPIVVVAEGAMPKDGELVLKDGSLDSFGHVRLSGVGEWLAKEIESRTGKEARTTVLGHVQRGGTPSAFDRWLATRFGLHAIDCVHDGDFGTMVALRATDIVRVPLAAATAKLKTVDPKLYEEVGVFFG from the coding sequence ATGCGGGTCGGAGTACTGACCGGAGGCGGCGACTGCCCCGGGCTCAACGCCGTCATCCGGGGCATCGTCCGCAAGGGCGTGCAGGAGTACGGCTATGACTTCGTCGGCTTCCGGGACGGCTGGCGCGGTCCTCTCGAGGGCGACACCGTCCGTCTCGACATCCCCGCGGTGCGCGGCATCCTGCCCCGCGGCGGCACGATCCTCGGCTCTTCGCGAACGAACCCCCTCAAGGCGGACAACGGCGTCCGCCGGATCAAGGACAACCTCGCCAAGCTGGACGTCCAGGCCCTCATCGCGATCGGCGGCGAGGACACCCTGGGCGTCGCCGCACGGCTGTCCGACGAGTACGCGGTGCCCTGCGTCGGGGTGCCCAAGACGATCGACAACGACCTGTCGGCCACCGACTACACCTTCGGCTTCGACACCGCCGTCAACATCGCCACCGAGGCCATCGACCGGCTGCACACCACCGCCGAGTCCCATATGCGGGTCCTGGTCGTGGAGGTGATGGGCCGGCACGCCGGCTGGATCGCCATCCACTCGGGGCTGGCCGGCGGCGCCAACGTCATCCTCATCCCCGAGCGGCGCTTCGACATCGAGCAGGTCTGCGCCTGGGTGACCTCCCGCTTCAGGGCGTCGTACGCGCCGATCGTGGTCGTCGCCGAGGGCGCCATGCCCAAGGACGGCGAACTGGTCCTCAAGGACGGCTCGTTGGACTCCTTCGGGCACGTCCGGCTCTCCGGGGTCGGCGAGTGGCTGGCCAAGGAGATCGAGAGCCGCACCGGCAAGGAGGCCCGCACCACCGTCCTCGGCCACGTCCAGCGCGGCGGCACGCCCAGCGCCTTCGACCGCTGGCTCGCCACCCGCTTCGGCCTGCACGCCATCGACTGCGTCCACGACGGCGACTTCGGCACCATGGTCGCCCTGCGCGCCACCGACATCGTCCGTGTCCCGCTGGCCGCGGCCACGGCCAAGCTGAAGACCGTGGACCCGAAGCTGTACGAGGAGGTCGGGGTCTTCTTCGGCTGA
- a CDS encoding anthranilate synthase family protein, which translates to MDLQDLLHDPRPFALLRRRTPGRDENVVELLLGPVSSRERLADLPDEGLALVPFRQIRERGFDVRDDATPLLVLTPEQSYEIPLEEALERLPAHEVRVEDGGFDVDDEEYAETVGRVLAEEIGRGEGANFVIRRTYGGRIPGFGRADALALFRRLLAGERGAYWTFVVHTGDRTLVGASPEVHVRMSGGTVVMNPISGTYRYPAQGPTPEHLLSFLADGKEIEELSMVVDEELKMMCTVGDMGGVVVGPRLKEMAHLAHTEYELRGKSSLDAREVLKETMFAATVTGSPVQNACRVIERYETGGRGYYAGALALLGRDCGGAQTLDSPILIRTADICAEGQLRVPVGATLVRGSDPAGEVAETHAKAAGVLAALGVRPARPRAERERPRLADDPRVRAALDGRRASLAPFWLRMQERLPAVEGHALVVDGEDTFTAMLAHVLRSGGLEVTVRRYDEPGLRAAVLGHQGLMVLGPGPGDPCDLADPKMRLLRELTATVLREHRHGVLGVCLGHELIAAELGLDIVRKEVPYQGAQTSVDLFGRQETVGFYNSFVARCDEDAARELAAHGVEVSRSGSHEVHALRGPGFAGVQFHPESVLTLNGAAIVRELVGRLRGASSAR; encoded by the coding sequence GTGGATCTCCAGGACCTGTTGCACGACCCCCGTCCCTTCGCCCTGCTCCGCCGCCGTACGCCCGGCCGGGACGAGAACGTGGTGGAACTGCTGCTCGGCCCGGTGAGCAGCCGCGAGCGGCTGGCCGACCTGCCGGACGAGGGCCTCGCCCTCGTCCCGTTCCGGCAGATCCGCGAACGTGGCTTCGACGTCCGTGACGACGCCACCCCGCTGCTGGTGCTCACCCCCGAGCAGTCGTACGAGATCCCCCTCGAGGAGGCGCTGGAGCGGCTCCCGGCGCACGAGGTGCGGGTCGAGGACGGCGGTTTCGACGTCGACGACGAGGAGTACGCCGAGACCGTCGGGCGGGTGCTGGCCGAGGAGATCGGCCGGGGCGAGGGCGCGAACTTCGTGATCCGGCGCACCTACGGGGGCAGGATCCCGGGCTTCGGGCGCGCGGACGCGCTCGCGCTGTTCCGGCGGCTGCTGGCGGGCGAGCGGGGGGCGTACTGGACGTTCGTGGTGCACACCGGGGACCGGACGCTGGTGGGCGCGAGCCCGGAGGTGCATGTGCGGATGTCCGGCGGCACGGTCGTGATGAACCCGATCAGCGGCACGTACCGGTATCCCGCCCAGGGCCCGACCCCGGAGCACCTGCTCTCCTTCCTCGCCGACGGCAAGGAGATCGAGGAGCTGTCGATGGTCGTCGACGAGGAGCTGAAGATGATGTGCACCGTCGGCGACATGGGCGGGGTCGTCGTCGGACCGCGGCTGAAGGAGATGGCCCACCTCGCGCACACCGAGTACGAACTGCGCGGCAAGTCTTCCCTGGACGCGCGGGAGGTGCTGAAGGAGACCATGTTCGCGGCGACCGTCACCGGCTCGCCGGTGCAGAACGCCTGCCGGGTGATCGAGCGGTACGAGACCGGGGGGCGCGGCTACTACGCGGGGGCGCTGGCGCTGCTCGGGCGGGACTGCGGCGGTGCGCAGACACTGGACTCCCCCATCCTGATCCGCACCGCCGACATCTGTGCCGAGGGGCAGCTGCGGGTCCCGGTCGGGGCGACGCTGGTGCGCGGTTCGGACCCGGCGGGCGAGGTCGCGGAGACGCATGCGAAGGCGGCCGGTGTGCTGGCGGCCCTCGGGGTACGGCCGGCCCGGCCGCGCGCGGAGCGGGAGCGGCCCCGGCTCGCCGACGACCCGCGGGTGCGGGCCGCGCTGGACGGGCGGCGGGCCTCGCTCGCCCCGTTCTGGCTGCGGATGCAGGAACGGCTGCCGGCGGTCGAGGGCCACGCCCTCGTCGTGGACGGCGAGGACACCTTCACGGCGATGCTGGCGCACGTGCTGCGCTCGGGCGGCCTGGAGGTGACCGTACGGCGGTACGACGAGCCGGGGCTGCGGGCGGCCGTGCTCGGGCACCAGGGCCTGATGGTGCTCGGTCCCGGCCCGGGCGACCCCTGTGACCTGGCCGACCCGAAGATGCGGTTGCTGCGGGAGCTGACCGCCACGGTGCTCCGGGAGCACCGGCACGGGGTGCTGGGGGTCTGCCTCGGCCATGAGCTGATCGCGGCCGAGCTTGGCCTGGACATCGTCCGCAAGGAGGTGCCGTACCAGGGAGCGCAGACGAGCGTGGACCTGTTCGGGCGACAGGAGACCGTCGGGTTCTACAACAGCTTCGTGGCGCGGTGCGACGAGGACGCGGCGCGGGAGCTGGCTGCGCACGGCGTGGAGGTGAGCCGGAGCGGCTCGCACGAGGTGCACGCCCTGCGGGGTCCGGGCTTCGCCGGGGTGCAGTTCCATCCCGAGTCGGTCCTCACTCTGAACGGGGCCGCGATCGTGCGGGAGCTGGTCGGCCGGCTGCGCGGGGCGAGCAGCGCGAGATGA
- a CDS encoding class II 3-deoxy-7-phosphoheptulonate synthase, with translation MTVNAKTSESAGNTWRNLPAAQQPEYPDAEALRAVIADLESYPPLVFAGECDQLRARMAAVAKGEAFLLQGGDCAEAFDAVSADHIRNKLKTLLQMGAVLTYAAAVPVVKVGRIAGQYSKPRSKPTETRDGVTLPVYRGDSVNGFDFTEASRIPDPERLKHMYHASASTLNLVRAFTTGGYADLRQVHAWNQDFVRTSPSGQRYEQLAREIDNALNFMRACGTDPEEFKTVELFSSHEALLLDYESALTRVDSRTGKLYDVSAHMVWIGERTRQLDGAHIEFASKIRNPLGIKLGPTTTAEDALKYIDRLDPDREPGRLTFIVRMGADKIRDKLPELVEKVTASGATVAWVTDPMHGNTFEAASGHKTRRFDDVLDEVKGFFEVHKALGTHPGGIHVELTGDDVTECVGGGDEIFVDDLHQRYETACDPRLNRSQSLDLAFLVAEMYRDQ, from the coding sequence GTGACCGTGAACGCTAAGACCAGCGAGAGCGCTGGCAACACCTGGCGAAACCTGCCCGCGGCGCAGCAGCCCGAGTACCCCGACGCCGAGGCTCTGCGCGCAGTGATCGCGGACCTCGAGTCGTATCCGCCGCTCGTCTTCGCGGGCGAGTGCGACCAGCTGCGCGCCCGGATGGCGGCCGTCGCCAAGGGAGAGGCGTTCCTCCTCCAGGGCGGCGACTGTGCCGAGGCCTTCGACGCGGTGTCCGCCGACCACATCCGCAACAAGCTGAAGACGCTGCTCCAGATGGGTGCCGTCCTCACCTACGCGGCCGCCGTGCCCGTGGTGAAGGTCGGCCGGATCGCGGGGCAGTACTCCAAGCCGCGCTCCAAGCCGACCGAGACCCGCGACGGCGTGACGCTCCCGGTGTACCGGGGCGACTCCGTCAACGGTTTCGACTTCACCGAGGCGTCCCGCATCCCGGACCCCGAGCGGCTCAAGCACATGTACCACGCCTCGGCGTCCACGCTGAACCTGGTGCGCGCCTTCACCACCGGCGGTTACGCCGACCTGCGCCAGGTGCACGCCTGGAACCAGGACTTCGTCCGCACCTCGCCGTCGGGCCAGCGCTACGAGCAGCTCGCGCGGGAGATCGACAACGCGCTGAACTTCATGCGGGCCTGCGGCACGGACCCGGAGGAGTTCAAGACCGTCGAGCTGTTCTCCTCGCACGAGGCGCTGCTGCTGGACTACGAGTCCGCCCTGACCCGGGTCGACTCCCGCACCGGCAAGCTGTACGACGTCTCCGCGCACATGGTGTGGATCGGCGAGCGCACCCGCCAGCTGGACGGGGCGCACATCGAGTTCGCCTCGAAGATCCGCAACCCGCTCGGCATCAAGCTCGGCCCGACGACGACGGCCGAGGACGCGCTGAAGTACATCGACCGCCTCGACCCCGACCGGGAGCCGGGCCGGCTGACGTTCATCGTCCGCATGGGCGCCGACAAGATCCGCGACAAGCTCCCCGAGCTGGTCGAGAAGGTCACGGCGTCCGGCGCGACGGTGGCCTGGGTGACCGACCCGATGCACGGCAACACCTTCGAGGCGGCCTCCGGGCACAAGACCCGCCGCTTCGACGACGTGCTGGACGAGGTCAAGGGATTCTTCGAGGTCCACAAGGCCCTCGGCACCCACCCGGGCGGCATCCATGTCGAGCTGACCGGCGACGACGTCACCGAGTGCGTGGGCGGCGGCGACGAGATCTTCGTCGACGACCTGCACCAGCGCTACGAGACGGCCTGCGACCCGCGGCTGAACCGCAGCCAGTCGCTCGACCTGGCGTTCCTCGTCGCGGAGATGTACCGGGACCAGTAG
- a CDS encoding (2Fe-2S)-binding protein: MYVCSCFGITEAQVKQHAEDGACTPRQIASACKAGTDCGSCVRRIQALLGRGACPRRELADQGRPVLAELPGAVGLDEAA; this comes from the coding sequence GTGTACGTCTGCAGCTGCTTCGGCATCACCGAGGCCCAGGTCAAGCAGCACGCGGAGGACGGCGCCTGCACCCCCCGCCAGATAGCCTCCGCATGCAAGGCCGGCACGGACTGCGGCTCGTGCGTCCGCCGGATCCAGGCCCTCCTCGGCCGCGGCGCCTGCCCCCGCCGCGAGCTGGCCGACCAGGGCAGGCCGGTGCTCGCCGAGCTGCCCGGCGCCGTCGGCCTGGACGAGGCCGCCTAG
- the bfr gene encoding bacterioferritin produces MQGDPEVIEFLNEQLTGELTAINQYFLHAKMQENFGWYKLAKYTRHESFDEMKHAEVLTDRILFLEGLPNYQRLFHVRVGQTVKEMFEADRQIEVEAIDRLKRGVKVMREKGDITSANIFEDILADEEHHIDYLDTQLELVEKLGEALYISQIIEQPESS; encoded by the coding sequence ATGCAGGGCGACCCCGAGGTCATCGAATTCCTCAACGAGCAGCTCACCGGCGAGCTGACCGCGATCAACCAGTACTTCCTGCACGCGAAGATGCAGGAGAACTTCGGCTGGTACAAGCTCGCCAAGTACACGCGGCACGAGTCGTTCGACGAGATGAAGCACGCGGAGGTGCTCACCGACCGGATCCTGTTCCTGGAGGGGCTGCCGAACTACCAGCGGCTCTTCCACGTCCGCGTGGGACAGACCGTGAAGGAGATGTTCGAGGCGGACCGGCAGATCGAGGTGGAGGCGATCGACCGGCTGAAGCGGGGCGTCAAGGTGATGCGCGAGAAGGGCGACATCACGTCCGCGAACATCTTCGAGGACATCCTCGCCGACGAGGAGCACCACATCGACTACCTCGACACCCAGCTGGAACTGGTGGAGAAGCTCGGCGAGGCGCTCTACATCTCGCAGATCATCGAGCAGCCCGAGAGCAGCTAG
- a CDS encoding sulfite oxidase-like oxidoreductase gives MGHPVERESGAAAGSELPPGQRLQRGWPVTHYGPVPKFRPERWEFRVFGATADGDKHTWGHEEFTALPYTTVVADLHCVTKFSMIGAEWGGVPAAAILDLAPPAPDVTHVMVWAEYGFSSNLRLSDFASDRTIFATHKDGELLTAEHGFPVRLIVPHLYAWKGPKWVRGVEYMTADRRGFWEERGYHNVGDPWKEQRYSYQEGPGDGPEL, from the coding sequence ATGGGTCATCCGGTGGAGCGAGAGTCTGGAGCAGCGGCAGGGTCCGAGCTTCCGCCGGGTCAGCGGCTCCAGCGCGGCTGGCCGGTCACCCACTACGGGCCCGTACCGAAGTTCCGGCCCGAGCGCTGGGAGTTCCGGGTCTTCGGCGCCACCGCCGACGGTGACAAGCACACCTGGGGCCACGAGGAGTTCACGGCGCTGCCGTACACCACCGTGGTGGCCGATCTGCACTGCGTGACCAAGTTCAGCATGATCGGCGCCGAGTGGGGCGGCGTCCCGGCCGCCGCGATCCTGGACCTGGCCCCGCCCGCCCCGGACGTCACCCATGTGATGGTCTGGGCGGAGTACGGCTTCAGCAGCAATCTGCGCCTGTCGGACTTCGCCTCCGACCGCACGATCTTCGCCACCCACAAGGACGGCGAACTCCTCACCGCCGAGCACGGCTTCCCGGTCCGCCTGATCGTGCCCCACCTGTACGCCTGGAAGGGCCCCAAGTGGGTCCGGGGCGTGGAGTACATGACCGCCGACCGCCGCGGCTTCTGGGAGGAGCGCGGCTACCACAACGTCGGCGACCCCTGGAAGGAACAGCGCTACTCCTACCAGGAGGGACCGGGCGACGGCCCGGAGCTGTAG